In a single window of the Streptomyces cinnabarinus genome:
- the upp gene encoding uracil phosphoribosyltransferase: MRLHVVDHPLVAHKLTTLRDQRTDSATFRRLADELVTLLAYEATRDVRTEQVDIQTPVERTTGVKLSYPRPLVVPILRAGLGMLEGMVRLLPTAEVGFMGMIRNEETLQASTYATRMPEDLSGRQVYVLDPMLATGGTLVAAIQELIKRGADDVTAVVLLAAPEGVEVMERELAGTPVTVVTASVDERLNEHGYIVPGLGDAGDRMYGAAE; encoded by the coding sequence ATGCGTCTCCACGTCGTCGACCACCCGCTGGTCGCCCACAAGCTCACCACGCTGCGCGACCAGCGCACCGACTCCGCGACGTTCCGGCGGCTCGCCGACGAACTGGTCACCCTGCTCGCCTACGAGGCCACGCGGGACGTCCGTACCGAACAGGTGGACATCCAGACGCCGGTCGAGCGGACCACGGGCGTCAAGCTCTCCTACCCGCGCCCGCTAGTGGTGCCGATCCTGCGCGCCGGGCTCGGCATGCTGGAGGGCATGGTCCGGCTGCTGCCCACCGCGGAAGTCGGCTTCATGGGCATGATCCGCAACGAGGAGACGCTTCAGGCGTCCACCTACGCCACGCGGATGCCGGAGGACCTGTCCGGGCGGCAGGTGTACGTCCTCGACCCGATGCTGGCCACGGGCGGCACGCTCGTCGCGGCCATCCAGGAGCTCATCAAGCGCGGTGCGGACGATGTGACCGCGGTGGTGCTGCTGGCCGCGCCGGAGGGCGTCGAGGTCATGGAGCGGGAGCTGGCAGGGACGCCGGTGACCGTGGTCACGGCGTCTGTTGACGAGCGGCTCAATGAGCACGGGTACATCGTGCCGGGGCTGGGGGACGCGGGTGACCGGATGTACGGGGCCGCTGAGTAG
- the tadA gene encoding tRNA adenosine(34) deaminase TadA produces MRLALDQAELAVRGGDVPVGAVVLSADGTTVLGAGHNEREATGDPTAHAEVLAIRRAAAETGEWRLTGCTLVVTLEPCTMCAGALVQSRVDRVVYGARDEKAGAAGSLWDVVRDRRLNHRPEVIEGVLAEECAGLLTEFFRNR; encoded by the coding sequence ATGCGGCTCGCCCTGGACCAGGCCGAACTGGCCGTCCGGGGCGGGGACGTCCCCGTCGGCGCCGTCGTGCTGTCCGCGGACGGTACGACGGTGCTCGGCGCCGGTCACAACGAGCGCGAGGCGACCGGCGATCCGACCGCGCACGCGGAGGTGCTGGCGATCCGGCGGGCGGCGGCGGAGACCGGCGAGTGGCGGCTGACCGGTTGCACGCTCGTCGTCACCCTGGAGCCGTGCACCATGTGCGCGGGCGCGCTCGTGCAGTCCCGGGTGGACCGGGTCGTCTACGGCGCCCGGGACGAGAAGGCCGGTGCGGCCGGCTCCCTCTGGGACGTCGTGCGCGACCGGCGGCTCAACCACCGCCCCGAGGTGATCGAGGGCGTGCTCGCCGAGGAGTGCGCCGGGCTCCTCACGGAGTTCTTCCGGAACCGGTGA
- a CDS encoding Dabb family protein: MIRHLVLFKLNEGVERDDPRVLEGEKAFQSLPDTISEIRFWELGWNLSDRPIAYDYAINSGFDDAEALRRYVEHPEHQAGVALWKEFATWVIADYPY, from the coding sequence ATGATCCGCCACCTGGTCCTCTTCAAGCTCAACGAGGGTGTCGAGCGGGACGACCCGCGCGTCCTGGAGGGCGAGAAGGCCTTCCAGTCGCTGCCGGACACGATCTCCGAGATCCGCTTCTGGGAGCTCGGCTGGAACCTCAGCGACCGTCCCATCGCCTACGACTACGCGATCAACTCCGGCTTCGACGACGCGGAAGCGCTGCGCCGGTACGTGGAGCACCCCGAGCACCAGGCGGGCGTGGCCCTCTGGAAGGAGTTCGCCACCTGGGTGATCGCGGACTACCCGTACTAG
- a CDS encoding RNA polymerase sigma factor SigF translates to MDYEVELTVSASTAPPQEAAPEAAPEAAPEAAPAAPRSRGADTRALTQVLFGQLKELRPGTPEHNRVRGALIEANLPLVRYAAARFRSRNEPMEDVIQVGTIGLINAIDRFDPDRGVQFPTFAMPTVVGEIKRYFRDNVRTVHVPRRLHELWVQVNSATEDLTTAFGRSPSTAEIAERLRISEEEVLSCIEAGRSYHATSLEAAQEGDGLPGLLDRLGYEDPALDGVEHRDLVRHLLVQLPEREQRILLLRYYSNLTQSQISAELGVSQMHVSRLLARSFQRLRSANRIDA, encoded by the coding sequence ATGGATTATGAGGTGGAGTTGACCGTGTCGGCCAGTACTGCGCCTCCCCAGGAAGCAGCCCCGGAAGCCGCCCCGGAAGCAGCGCCGGAGGCGGCCCCCGCCGCCCCGCGCAGCCGCGGTGCCGACACCCGCGCGCTCACCCAGGTGCTCTTCGGCCAGCTCAAGGAGCTCCGGCCGGGCACGCCGGAGCACAACCGGGTGCGCGGGGCGCTGATCGAGGCGAACCTCCCGCTCGTGCGCTACGCGGCCGCCCGGTTCCGCTCCCGCAACGAGCCGATGGAGGACGTGATCCAGGTCGGCACCATCGGGCTCATCAACGCCATCGACCGCTTCGACCCGGACCGGGGCGTGCAGTTCCCCACCTTCGCGATGCCGACGGTCGTGGGCGAGATCAAGCGGTACTTCCGGGACAACGTCCGCACGGTCCACGTACCGCGCCGGCTGCACGAGCTGTGGGTGCAGGTCAACAGCGCGACAGAGGACCTCACCACCGCCTTCGGGCGCTCCCCGAGCACCGCCGAGATCGCCGAGCGGCTGCGCATCAGCGAGGAGGAGGTGCTGTCCTGCATCGAGGCCGGACGGTCGTACCACGCCACCTCGCTGGAGGCCGCCCAGGAGGGCGACGGGCTGCCCGGACTGCTGGACCGGCTCGGTTACGAGGACCCCGCGCTGGACGGCGTGGAGCACCGCGACCTGGTCCGGCATCTGCTGGTCCAACTCCCCGAGCGGGAACAGCGCATTCTGCTGCTGCGCTACTACAGCAATCTCACCCAGTCGCAGATCAGTGCCGAACTCGGCGTCTCCCAGATGCATGTGTCGCGGCTACTCGCGCGTAGCTTCCAGCGGCTGCGGTCCGCGAACCGCATCGACGCCTGA
- a CDS encoding RNA polymerase sigma factor SigF — MSAEQGSSKVLTLTKSEAAPALDNDVTALAEAAPAPALPASGAIDTRTLSRSLFLRLAALDENSPERAYVRDTLIELNLPLVRYAAARFRSRNEPMEDIVQVGTIGLIKAIDRFDCERGVEFPTFAMPTVVGEIKRFFRDTSWSVRVPRRLQELRLALTKASDELSQKLDRSPTVTELAAVLGVSEEDVVDGLAVGNAYTASSLDSPAPEDDGGEGSLADRLGYEDSALEGVEYRESLKPLLAKLPPRERRIIMLRFFANMTQSQIGEEVGISQMHVSRLLTRTLAQLREGLISD, encoded by the coding sequence ATGTCCGCAGAACAGGGCAGCTCCAAGGTGCTCACGCTCACGAAGAGCGAGGCTGCGCCCGCGCTCGACAACGACGTAACGGCCCTTGCCGAAGCCGCGCCCGCCCCGGCCCTTCCGGCCTCCGGGGCGATCGACACCCGCACCCTGTCCCGCTCCCTGTTCCTGCGGCTCGCCGCGCTGGACGAGAACAGCCCCGAGCGCGCCTACGTCCGCGACACCCTGATCGAGCTGAACCTCCCGCTCGTCCGGTACGCCGCGGCCCGCTTCCGCTCCCGCAACGAGCCGATGGAGGACATCGTCCAGGTCGGCACCATCGGGCTGATCAAGGCGATCGACCGCTTCGACTGCGAACGGGGCGTGGAGTTCCCGACGTTCGCGATGCCGACGGTGGTCGGCGAGATCAAGCGGTTCTTCCGCGACACCTCGTGGTCGGTGCGGGTCCCGCGCCGCCTCCAGGAGCTGCGCCTGGCGCTGACGAAGGCCAGCGACGAGCTCTCCCAGAAGCTGGACCGCTCGCCGACGGTCACCGAACTCGCCGCGGTACTGGGCGTGTCCGAGGAGGACGTGGTCGACGGCCTGGCGGTCGGCAACGCCTACACAGCCTCCTCGCTGGACTCCCCGGCCCCCGAGGACGACGGCGGCGAAGGCTCCCTGGCGGACCGCCTCGGCTACGAGGACAGCGCGCTGGAGGGCGTCGAGTACCGCGAGTCCCTCAAGCCGCTGCTGGCCAAACTCCCGCCCCGTGAGCGGCGGATCATCATGCTGCGCTTCTTCGCCAACATGACCCAGTCCCAGATCGGCGAGGAGGTCGGCATCTCCCAGATGCACGTCTCCCGGCTGCTGACCCGGACCCTGGCCCAGCTCCGCGAGGGCCTCATCTCCGACTGA
- a CDS encoding MarR family winged helix-turn-helix transcriptional regulator has product MAEQALYEELVRQFSAFGAVKRELGRVLPADCPSGSAAVLTLLDRHGDMRMSKLAELLAVDMSVTSRHVAHVAEHGWIDRSPDPADKRSRILRLTPAGRARVEELARCTTRLLAERLSDWTDDEVDQLTRLMARLRRCFDEQSPRTPAFTAQTTA; this is encoded by the coding sequence ATGGCCGAGCAGGCGCTCTACGAGGAGCTCGTCCGGCAGTTCAGTGCCTTCGGGGCCGTGAAACGGGAGCTGGGGCGGGTGCTGCCGGCCGACTGCCCGAGCGGGTCCGCCGCCGTACTGACGCTCCTGGACCGCCACGGCGACATGCGCATGAGCAAGCTCGCCGAGCTGCTCGCCGTGGACATGTCCGTCACCAGCCGCCATGTCGCCCACGTCGCCGAGCACGGCTGGATCGACCGCTCCCCCGACCCCGCCGACAAGCGCAGCCGCATCCTGCGGCTCACGCCCGCGGGGCGAGCCCGGGTCGAGGAGCTCGCCCGGTGCACCACCCGGCTGCTCGCCGAGCGCCTGAGCGACTGGACCGACGACGAGGTCGACCAGCTCACCCGGCTCATGGCCCGGCTGAGGCGTTGCTTCGACGAACAGTCCCCCCGTACACCCGCGTTCACCGCGCAGACCACCGCATAA
- a CDS encoding MFS transporter has protein sequence MATTTPAGVRAHAKHGGGSGEAPMTHRQIMEALSGLLLGMFAAILSSTIVSNALPEIIQDLGGGQSAYTWVVTAALLSMTASTPLWGKLADLVSKKALVQIALVIYIIGSVIAGLAQNSGMLIGARVIQGLGAGGLTALAQIIMAAMISPRERGRYSGYLGATFAVATVGGPLVGGVITDTEWLGWRWCLYVGVPFALIALFVLQKTLHLPESKRKVKVDWAGAFVITAAVSLLLIWVTFADDKYAWLSWQTCAMVGGALALTLLFLLVETKASEPIIPLRLFRNRTITLASLASLLVGVAMFAGTVFFSQYFQLARDMSPTMSGVMTIPMIAGLFVSSTVSGAVITKTGKWKAWLVTGGVLVTAGLGLLGTMRYDTEYWHIAVFMAVMGLGIGMMMQNLVLSTQNQVAPHELGAASSVVTFFRSLGGAMGVSALGSVMTTRISHYATDTIGSLSPQEQAAAAKAVGSGELPDMDALPTHIRTWLESAYGHGIADIFLYVAPIAFLAFLVTLFIKEVPLRTSGALAQAAEASEPKAPTAAASVAPEVSEVPVAEEAPVISEPLPSGIPVRGFVRGAESAPVPRATVTLISLTGRQLGRSVAQPDGSYGVDAPGTGSYVLIASADGYQPQASTLVVGTEPLAYDLLLSGTSGLSGVVRAAEGGLPVKDAMVIVTDVRGDLLATAVTGEQGEFALAELVPGTVTVAVNADGFRPHAVPVEIGGTGVTRVEVDLDSGALLQGIVRAPHGPLADARVTLVDAAGNVVGTATTGSDGAYAFTDLDGGDYTVIATGYPPVASALALTGPGVDGHDIELAHPGE, from the coding sequence ATGGCAACGACCACACCAGCCGGTGTGCGGGCTCATGCCAAGCATGGAGGAGGCTCCGGCGAGGCTCCCATGACGCATCGGCAGATCATGGAGGCGCTCTCCGGGCTGCTGCTCGGCATGTTCGCCGCGATCCTGTCCTCCACCATCGTCTCCAACGCCCTGCCCGAGATCATCCAGGACCTCGGCGGCGGACAGAGCGCGTACACCTGGGTCGTGACCGCCGCGCTGCTGTCGATGACGGCGTCGACCCCGCTGTGGGGCAAGCTGGCCGACCTGGTCAGCAAGAAGGCCCTGGTCCAGATAGCCCTGGTCATCTACATCATCGGCTCGGTCATCGCCGGCCTGGCCCAGAACTCCGGGATGCTGATCGGCGCCCGGGTGATCCAGGGGCTCGGCGCCGGTGGTCTGACCGCGCTCGCCCAGATCATCATGGCCGCGATGATCTCCCCCCGGGAGCGCGGCCGTTACTCCGGCTACCTCGGCGCGACCTTCGCCGTCGCGACCGTCGGCGGTCCGCTGGTCGGCGGTGTCATCACCGACACCGAGTGGCTGGGCTGGCGCTGGTGCCTGTACGTGGGTGTGCCGTTCGCGCTGATCGCCCTGTTCGTGCTCCAGAAGACGCTGCATCTGCCGGAGAGCAAGCGCAAGGTCAAGGTCGACTGGGCCGGTGCCTTCGTCATCACCGCCGCCGTCAGCCTGCTGCTGATCTGGGTCACCTTCGCGGACGACAAGTACGCCTGGCTGTCCTGGCAGACCTGCGCGATGGTCGGCGGCGCGCTCGCGCTGACGCTGCTCTTCCTCCTCGTCGAGACCAAGGCGAGCGAGCCGATCATCCCGCTGCGCCTGTTCCGCAACCGCACCATCACGCTGGCCTCGCTGGCCTCCCTGCTCGTCGGTGTCGCGATGTTCGCGGGCACCGTCTTCTTCAGCCAGTACTTCCAGCTCGCGCGGGACATGTCCCCGACGATGTCGGGCGTCATGACCATCCCGATGATCGCCGGTCTGTTCGTCTCCTCCACCGTCTCCGGCGCGGTGATCACCAAGACCGGCAAGTGGAAGGCGTGGCTGGTCACGGGCGGTGTGCTGGTGACGGCGGGCCTCGGTCTGCTGGGCACCATGCGCTATGACACCGAGTACTGGCACATCGCCGTCTTCATGGCGGTCATGGGCCTCGGCATCGGCATGATGATGCAGAACCTGGTGCTCTCCACGCAGAACCAGGTCGCCCCGCACGAACTCGGCGCCGCCAGCTCGGTGGTCACCTTCTTCCGGTCCCTCGGCGGCGCGATGGGCGTCTCGGCGCTCGGCTCCGTGATGACGACCCGGATCAGCCACTACGCCACCGACACCATCGGCTCGCTCAGCCCGCAGGAGCAGGCGGCCGCCGCCAAGGCCGTGGGCAGCGGTGAACTGCCCGACATGGACGCGCTGCCCACGCACATCCGGACCTGGCTGGAGAGCGCCTACGGACACGGCATCGCCGACATCTTCCTGTACGTCGCCCCGATCGCCTTCCTCGCCTTCCTGGTGACCCTGTTCATCAAGGAGGTCCCGCTGCGGACGTCCGGCGCGCTGGCCCAGGCGGCGGAGGCGAGCGAGCCGAAGGCTCCGACCGCTGCGGCTTCCGTGGCTCCTGAGGTCTCTGAGGTTCCTGTTGCCGAGGAGGCACCCGTGATTTCCGAGCCCCTGCCCAGCGGCATCCCCGTCCGCGGATTCGTCCGCGGCGCCGAGAGCGCGCCGGTCCCCCGGGCCACGGTCACCCTGATCTCGCTCACCGGACGACAGCTCGGCCGCTCGGTGGCCCAGCCGGACGGCTCCTACGGCGTCGACGCGCCCGGCACCGGCTCCTACGTCCTGATCGCCTCCGCCGACGGCTACCAGCCACAGGCGTCCACCCTCGTCGTCGGCACCGAGCCGCTCGCCTACGACCTCCTGCTCAGCGGCACCAGCGGGCTCAGCGGTGTGGTGCGGGCGGCCGAGGGCGGGCTGCCGGTGAAGGACGCGATGGTGATCGTCACCGATGTGCGCGGGGACCTGCTGGCCACCGCCGTCACCGGGGAGCAGGGCGAGTTCGCCCTCGCCGAACTGGTGCCGGGCACGGTCACCGTCGCGGTCAACGCCGACGGGTTCCGGCCGCACGCCGTGCCCGTCGAGATCGGCGGCACCGGGGTCACCCGGGTAGAGGTCGACCTCGACTCCGGCGCCCTGCTCCAGGGCATCGTCCGGGCGCCGCACGGTCCGCTGGCCGACGCGCGGGTGACGCTCGTGGACGCGGCGGGCAACGTCGTCGGCACGGCGACGACCGGTTCGGACGGGGCGTACGCCTTCACCGACCTGGACGGCGGCGACTACACCGTCATCGCGACGGGGTACCCGCCGGTGGCGTCCGCGCTGGCCCTGACCGGCCCCGGCGTCGACGGCCACGACATCGAACTCGCCCACCCCGGCGAGTAG
- a CDS encoding YceI family protein produces MGLTARIRTRDGWAVSHAVVTVTDRTGTQVLRAPADAEGAVRDTTPLPPGAYTVIITAVGYAPAAAGAIVTGSGRAEVGTVTLARQGGTELPPPGPWTVDPAHSTVGAVAQHLGISSVRGRFTDFTAVVEVAPDDVAKSSVSAVIRAASIDTGNAGRDEHLRAADFLDVERYPEITYRSTGLTARVGADGWVVHGELALHGVVRPVDLDLAYLGTGSDPWGGTRAAFRATAELRREDFAMDYNQIVQAGIAAIGTTLKVELDVQAVQGESLPLG; encoded by the coding sequence ATGGGACTGACCGCGAGGATCCGCACCCGGGACGGATGGGCCGTGTCGCACGCGGTCGTCACGGTGACGGACAGGACCGGCACGCAGGTGCTGCGCGCCCCCGCGGACGCGGAAGGGGCGGTACGGGACACCACTCCCCTCCCGCCCGGGGCGTACACCGTCATCATCACGGCCGTCGGGTACGCGCCCGCCGCGGCCGGCGCGATCGTCACGGGGAGCGGTCGGGCCGAGGTCGGCACGGTGACGCTGGCGCGGCAGGGCGGGACGGAGCTGCCGCCGCCGGGGCCGTGGACGGTCGACCCGGCGCACTCCACGGTGGGTGCGGTGGCCCAGCATCTGGGGATCTCCAGTGTGCGCGGACGGTTCACCGACTTCACGGCGGTGGTCGAGGTCGCGCCGGACGATGTCGCGAAGTCGTCGGTTTCGGCGGTGATTCGGGCCGCGTCGATCGATACGGGGAATGCCGGGCGGGACGAGCATCTTCGGGCGGCGGATTTTCTGGACGTGGAGCGGTATCCGGAGATCACGTATCGCTCGACCGGGCTGACGGCGAGAGTGGGGGCCGACGGGTGGGTCGTGCATGGGGAGCTGGCTTTGCACGGTGTCGTACGGCCGGTTGACCTGGATCTCGCGTATCTGGGGACCGGGTCGGACCCCTGGGGTGGGACCCGGGCCGCGTTCCGGGCCACGGCGGAGCTGCGGCGCGAGGACTTCGCCATGGACTACAACCAGATCGTCCAGGCGGGGATCGCGGCCATTGGTACGACGCTGAAGGTGGAGCTGGATGTCCAGGCCGTGCAGGGGGAGTCGCTGCCCCTAGGGTGA
- a CDS encoding PPOX class F420-dependent oxidoreductase: MAPNIATNTAVSLDELLDFVRPRHRAILLTRRGDGSPQGSPLTCGVDDSGRIVVSTYPERAKTRNAKRDPRVSLIVLSDDWNGPWVQVDGVAEVVDSPESVEPLVEYYRNIAGEHPDWDEYRAAMVKQGKSIIRVTPERWGPVATGGFPARLASPGA, from the coding sequence ATGGCACCGAACATCGCGACCAACACCGCTGTTTCGCTGGACGAGTTGCTGGACTTCGTACGGCCGCGTCATCGGGCGATCCTGCTGACGCGGCGGGGCGACGGGAGCCCTCAGGGGTCACCGCTGACGTGCGGGGTGGACGACTCGGGGCGGATTGTCGTTTCTACGTATCCCGAGCGGGCGAAGACGCGGAACGCGAAGCGGGATCCCCGGGTGAGTCTCATCGTGCTGAGCGATGACTGGAACGGGCCGTGGGTGCAGGTGGACGGTGTCGCGGAGGTTGTCGACTCGCCCGAGTCCGTGGAGCCGTTGGTGGAGTACTACCGGAACATCGCCGGGGAGCATCCGGACTGGGACGAGTATCGGGCGGCGATGGTGAAGCAAGGGAAGTCGATCATCCGGGTCACGCCGGAGCGGTGGGGTCCGGTGGCTACGGGGGGATTTCCGGCGCGGTTGGCTTCGCCGGGCGCCTAG
- a CDS encoding TetR/AcrR family transcriptional regulator, with the protein MAKAAARPASVWLEDKSRRGGKGGGGQPTGLDRERITEVSVRLLDAEGLAKFSMRRLAAELKVTAMSVYWYVDTKDDLLELALDAVYGEVRLPDPDTDEDWRDQLRTLAGEYRALLVRHPWLSPLAGTYLNIGPNSLAFSRVVQRVIRKTGLPAEGVTGAISAVFQFVYGYGTIEGLFFTRVHSAGMTPDTYFEHAMTTVSEVPATAGIIEEAKDIMEARGGDTVEEMLERDFVFALDLLVAGIEAMVARAE; encoded by the coding sequence ATGGCGAAAGCGGCCGCGCGGCCGGCCAGCGTTTGGCTGGAGGACAAGTCGCGTCGGGGTGGGAAGGGCGGCGGTGGCCAGCCCACCGGGCTCGACCGGGAGCGGATCACCGAGGTGTCCGTGCGGCTGCTGGACGCGGAGGGGCTCGCCAAGTTCTCCATGCGACGGCTGGCCGCCGAACTGAAGGTCACGGCCATGTCCGTCTACTGGTACGTCGACACCAAGGACGACCTGCTCGAACTGGCCCTGGACGCCGTCTACGGCGAGGTCCGCCTCCCCGACCCGGACACGGACGAGGACTGGCGCGATCAACTGCGCACGCTGGCCGGCGAGTACCGCGCCCTGCTGGTCCGCCACCCCTGGCTGTCCCCGCTCGCCGGCACCTACCTCAACATCGGCCCCAACTCCCTGGCCTTCTCCCGGGTCGTCCAGCGCGTCATCCGCAAAACGGGCCTGCCCGCCGAGGGCGTAACAGGCGCGATCTCCGCCGTCTTCCAGTTCGTGTACGGCTACGGCACCATCGAGGGCCTCTTCTTCACCCGGGTCCACAGCGCGGGCATGACCCCCGACACCTACTTCGAGCACGCCATGACGACGGTGAGCGAGGTCCCGGCCACCGCCGGAATCATCGAGGAGGCCAAGGACATCATGGAAGCCCGAGGCGGCGACACGGTCGAGGAAATGCTGGAACGGGACTTCGTCTTCGCCCTGGACCTACTGGTGGCAGGCATCGAGGCCATGGTGGCAAGGGCCGAGTAG
- a CDS encoding MFS transporter, translated as MSTPQSLQRPQGTQGHPQRWLILGVLCLAVLTVVLDNTVLNVAIPSLTRELGASTSDIQWMINAYSLVQSGLLLTAGSAADRYGRKKLLAVGLALFGAGSLVAGLADSTGQLIAARAGMGVGGALLMTTVLAVAIQIFTPEEQPKAIGIWAAVNSLGFAAGPLLGGFMLDHFWWGAIFLINIPVAALAFAAVVVLVPESKNPQGDRPDLLGAVLSTIGMASLVYAIISGPEHGWTSGRVLATAAVAIAVLAAFAYWESRIPHPMIDMHFFRNRQFTGAVSGGVLITFGMGGSLFLLTQHMQFVLGYEPLEAGLRTAPLALMIVALNFTGVAAKWAARLGTPLAIGLGMAVMAAGLASIAVVASGGYTGTLLGLVLIGTGAAVASPAMSHAIMSAIPPEKAGVGGGINGTVAEFGTGLGVAVLGALLNSRFAALIPMAAGSLPGALAAARSDAERARVTSAFSSGLETSLLVGALAVLLGGLVAGALLRRAERADSEVVSAH; from the coding sequence ATGTCCACCCCCCAAAGTCTCCAGCGCCCCCAAGGCACCCAAGGCCACCCCCAGCGCTGGCTGATCCTCGGTGTCCTCTGCCTCGCGGTGCTCACCGTGGTGCTCGACAACACCGTCCTCAACGTGGCCATCCCCTCGCTCACCCGCGAACTGGGCGCGAGTACCTCCGACATCCAGTGGATGATCAACGCCTACTCGCTCGTGCAGTCGGGCCTGCTGCTCACGGCGGGCAGCGCGGCCGACCGCTACGGCCGCAAGAAGCTGCTGGCCGTCGGCCTGGCGCTGTTCGGCGCGGGCTCGCTGGTCGCCGGACTCGCCGATTCCACGGGCCAGTTGATCGCGGCCCGGGCCGGGATGGGCGTCGGCGGCGCGCTGCTGATGACCACCGTCCTGGCGGTGGCGATCCAGATCTTCACCCCGGAGGAGCAGCCCAAGGCGATCGGCATCTGGGCCGCGGTGAACTCCCTGGGCTTCGCGGCCGGACCGCTGCTGGGCGGATTCATGCTGGACCACTTCTGGTGGGGTGCGATCTTCCTGATCAACATCCCGGTCGCGGCGCTCGCCTTCGCGGCCGTAGTGGTGCTCGTCCCGGAGTCCAAGAACCCGCAGGGCGACCGCCCCGACCTGCTGGGCGCCGTGCTCTCCACGATCGGCATGGCCTCCCTGGTGTACGCGATCATCTCCGGGCCCGAGCACGGCTGGACGTCGGGCCGGGTCCTGGCCACGGCGGCCGTGGCGATCGCCGTACTGGCCGCCTTCGCGTACTGGGAGAGCCGGATCCCCCACCCCATGATCGACATGCACTTCTTCCGGAACCGCCAGTTCACGGGGGCGGTCTCGGGCGGTGTCCTGATCACGTTCGGCATGGGCGGCTCGCTCTTCCTGCTCACCCAGCACATGCAGTTCGTGCTCGGCTACGAGCCCCTGGAGGCCGGTCTGCGGACCGCTCCGCTCGCCCTGATGATCGTGGCGCTGAACTTCACCGGCGTGGCGGCGAAGTGGGCGGCCCGGCTGGGGACCCCGCTCGCCATCGGGCTCGGCATGGCGGTGATGGCGGCCGGTCTGGCGTCCATCGCGGTGGTGGCGTCCGGCGGATACACCGGCACCTTGCTGGGCCTTGTCCTCATCGGCACCGGTGCGGCGGTGGCGAGTCCGGCGATGTCGCACGCGATCATGAGCGCGATACCGCCGGAGAAGGCGGGGGTCGGCGGCGGGATCAACGGGACGGTGGCGGAGTTCGGCACGGGTCTGGGCGTCGCCGTACTCGGGGCTCTCCTCAACTCTCGGTTCGCGGCGCTGATTCCGATGGCGGCGGGGTCCCTGCCGGGGGCGTTGGCGGCGGCGCGGTCGGATGCGGAGCGGGCGCGGGTGACTTCGGCGTTCTCTTCCGGGCTGGAGACGAGCTTGTTGGTGGGGGCGTTGGCCGTGTTGCTCGGGGGGTTGGTCGCCGGGGCGTTGCTGCGCAGGGCGGAGAGGGCAGACTCGGAGGTGGTGAGCGCCCACTAG